A single window of Xylocopilactobacillus apicola DNA harbors:
- a CDS encoding type II toxin-antitoxin system PemK/MazF family toxin produces MAYLKYDDITGGKTRPVLYIEQADGYHYVYKITSKFSNKSLQIRPKHYEINDWKQSGLKKGSWIDCNKRYKLPIRKSELRYLGKLSKLDLKQLLTFMNS; encoded by the coding sequence TTGGCTTATTTAAAATACGATGATATTACTGGCGGGAAGACGAGACCCGTTTTGTATATTGAACAGGCTGATGGCTATCACTATGTTTACAAAATAACCTCCAAATTTTCAAATAAATCACTACAAATACGACCCAAGCATTATGAAATTAATGATTGGAAGCAGTCGGGATTAAAGAAAGGATCGTGGATTGATTGTAATAAGCGCTATAAACTGCCGATTAGAAAATCTGAATTGAGGTATCTTGGCAAGTTAAGCAAATTGGATTTGAAACAATTGCTTACATTTATGAATTCTTAA
- a CDS encoding type II toxin-antitoxin system RelB/DinJ family antitoxin, producing MKDTVTKRISVNLNKTTAETADLVIAKLGLKTSDVVSMLLTQIADTGTLPVSFSISEYDKLKAQLVAATHNSPSQSVETPAEIAEFFED from the coding sequence ATGAAAGATACTGTTACTAAAAGAATTTCTGTCAATTTAAATAAAACAACGGCTGAGACAGCAGATTTAGTGATTGCTAAATTGGGACTGAAAACTAGTGATGTTGTGTCGATGTTACTGACCCAAATAGCTGATACTGGAACGTTGCCGGTTTCGTTTTCAATTAGTGAATATGATAAATTAAAAGCTCAATTGGTTGCTGCAACGCATAACTCACCTAGTCAAAGTGTCGAAACACCAGCCGAAATAGCTGAATTTTTTGAAGATTAA
- a CDS encoding nucleotidyl transferase AbiEii/AbiGii toxin family protein translates to MKSNRLKDLIKTQNSKISFEEYRIRYATERFLLRLQDSEYKDNVVIKGGFLLGTIFKIEQRTTKDLDTSLRDIEVDRKNITEMLETISDIDLNDNVKFELLKLVDSQQNHVYAGFRAKLKMNFSDENSNICFDLDLGVGDKITPSAQITEIPLLFNEKNEKQETLAIYAYPLETTLAEKAEIVLDLGVKNSRMKDFYDIHLILNSPNETSSVKLYEAFENTWNFRHKDKIIDEELFEDWFFIIDEISSSKEINGKYWKNYTLDREYTQSLEFSDIMHQFKEYLTELHNVYRKITQRKI, encoded by the coding sequence TTGAAATCCAATCGGCTAAAAGATTTAATTAAAACCCAAAATTCAAAAATAAGTTTTGAAGAATATAGAATTAGGTATGCTACGGAACGCTTTTTACTAAGGTTACAGGATAGTGAGTATAAGGATAATGTAGTTATTAAAGGTGGTTTTCTACTGGGAACCATTTTTAAAATTGAGCAAAGAACAACAAAGGATTTGGATACATCATTACGGGATATAGAAGTTGATCGAAAAAACATCACAGAAATGCTTGAAACGATATCTGACATTGATTTAAATGACAATGTTAAGTTTGAATTGCTGAAATTAGTAGATTCTCAACAAAATCATGTTTATGCTGGTTTTAGAGCAAAGTTAAAAATGAATTTCTCTGATGAAAATTCAAATATTTGCTTTGATTTGGATTTAGGGGTGGGAGATAAGATTACTCCATCAGCTCAAATTACAGAGATTCCTTTGCTTTTTAATGAAAAGAACGAGAAACAGGAAACGCTTGCCATTTATGCTTATCCTCTTGAAACAACACTTGCCGAAAAAGCAGAAATAGTATTGGATTTAGGTGTTAAAAATTCTAGAATGAAAGACTTTTATGACATTCATCTTATTTTAAATTCTCCTAACGAAACCAGTTCTGTGAAACTTTATGAAGCTTTTGAGAATACGTGGAATTTTAGACATAAAGACAAAATAATCGATGAAGAATTATTTGAAGATTGGTTTTTTATAATTGATGAAATATCTAGTAGTAAGGAAATTAATGGAAAGTATTGGAAAAATTATACTTTAGATAGGGAATATACTCAGAGTTTAGAATTTTCAGATATAATGCATCAATTTAAAGAATATTTAACCGAGCTTCATAATGTTTATAGAAAAATCACCCAGCGAAAAATCTGA
- a CDS encoding glycosyltransferase family 2 protein — MNPFNIAFLILISYPILGGLAWFVGVLCYKFIFKHQQKEWVEIPDDIEPMITIMVPAHNEHVTIRNTIDYLMNELNYTNYEVLVTDDGSTDDTPQILKSLQEQYPRLRVIRIEKNKGKAHAFNIGLSFAKGELILSNDADTVPEPDALKKYVNYFIRQDSQNIAAVTANMDVQNRNKLIAKSQTVEFSSIVGIIKRTETGVFGGIYAYSGANTMYRKSALIDVGLFRQDRATEDISVAWDQQLNGWLAAFAPDIMFYMNVPETAKNLYRQRKRWAKGGTEVWLTNFSKILRHPLENIGRTLMFIDQSFSIIWSFFFWISTIFFIWLVVSDLVTNSGDALIHLLTMALVFVCFEMIAGALQLTASLIIDDRGRKFAYILFAPLYMLWWWIMNALTIVTTFIPAVKTILGHGSGTWVSPTRE, encoded by the coding sequence ATGAATCCTTTTAACATTGCCTTTTTGATTTTAATTTCCTATCCGATCTTAGGAGGGCTGGCTTGGTTTGTTGGCGTGCTTTGTTACAAGTTTATTTTTAAACATCAGCAAAAGGAGTGGGTCGAGATTCCAGATGATATTGAGCCAATGATTACGATCATGGTGCCCGCGCACAACGAACATGTGACGATCAGAAACACGATTGACTATTTAATGAACGAACTCAATTACACAAATTATGAGGTTCTGGTCACTGACGACGGCTCAACTGACGACACGCCGCAGATTCTAAAGAGTCTGCAGGAGCAATACCCGCGTCTTAGAGTAATTCGCATTGAAAAAAATAAAGGAAAGGCGCATGCGTTTAACATTGGACTTTCTTTTGCAAAAGGCGAGTTGATTCTCAGTAACGATGCTGATACGGTGCCGGAGCCGGATGCTTTGAAGAAATACGTTAACTATTTTATTCGGCAAGATTCGCAGAATATCGCCGCCGTCACAGCGAACATGGACGTACAAAATCGCAACAAGTTGATCGCGAAATCTCAAACGGTCGAATTTTCGAGCATTGTTGGAATTATCAAGCGGACTGAAACTGGTGTTTTTGGCGGGATTTACGCCTACAGCGGCGCCAACACGATGTATCGCAAAAGTGCGCTGATTGACGTAGGGCTCTTTCGCCAAGATCGCGCCACCGAAGATATCAGTGTGGCTTGGGATCAGCAATTAAACGGCTGGCTTGCAGCTTTCGCACCTGACATTATGTTTTATATGAACGTCCCTGAAACAGCAAAAAATCTTTATCGGCAACGAAAACGCTGGGCAAAAGGTGGAACTGAAGTTTGGTTAACCAACTTTAGTAAAATCCTGCGCCATCCATTAGAAAATATTGGTCGAACGTTGATGTTTATCGATCAAAGCTTTAGCATTATCTGGTCGTTTTTCTTCTGGATTTCCACAATTTTCTTCATTTGGCTGGTAGTTTCTGACCTTGTTACTAATAGTGGCGACGCTCTGATCCACCTGCTGACAATGGCGCTCGTCTTCGTCTGCTTTGAAATGATCGCAGGGGCGCTCCAGCTAACGGCATCCCTCATCATCGACGACCGTGGGCGCAAGTTCGCATATATTCTGTTTGCCCCGCTTTACATGCTTTGGTGGTGGATTATGAATGCCCTCACAATTGTCACAACTTTTATCCCGGCGGTTAAAACGATCTTGGGGCACGGATCGGGAACTTGGGTCAGCCCAACGCGGGAATAA
- a CDS encoding type IV toxin-antitoxin system AbiEi family antitoxin domain-containing protein, whose translation MSTELVEILKKEFESRPLSKDEKISIINKMITILDDNQISQVIESLKKPFFNSQLNEYLIDSQMPEIDSKEFDFLVQAAKYHGNIVRSLMNEAGISNYYIDRFSKKYHLKTITNKTLVFPSKKIDAPFLFQKQYSKSVISHESALYLLDLCDVIPKRTVMSMPKGYKLSQISDNVLQSSWELYNGQKSLLVRYPENDPLVLTRSDPIEESQILIKETSEGNPVRVTTSERTIADILRPNSCAEEESKVEAIRRYYDSNPGKGQRLRRIAHKEGVLSELDRYLWSLRLD comes from the coding sequence ATGTCAACTGAACTAGTAGAAATTCTGAAAAAAGAATTTGAAAGTAGACCTTTAAGTAAAGACGAAAAAATAAGTATAATAAATAAAATGATTACTATACTTGATGATAATCAAATTTCTCAGGTCATTGAATCATTGAAGAAACCTTTTTTTAATTCTCAATTAAATGAGTACTTGATCGATTCGCAAATGCCAGAAATTGATTCAAAAGAATTTGATTTCTTGGTTCAGGCAGCTAAATATCACGGAAATATTGTTAGAAGTTTAATGAATGAAGCGGGCATTAGCAATTATTACATAGATAGATTTAGTAAGAAATATCATTTGAAAACAATTACCAATAAAACTCTGGTTTTTCCGTCAAAAAAAATTGATGCGCCGTTTTTATTTCAAAAACAATATTCAAAATCTGTCATCTCGCATGAATCAGCTTTGTATTTGTTGGATTTGTGTGATGTCATCCCTAAAAGAACCGTTATGAGTATGCCGAAGGGATACAAGTTATCTCAAATTAGTGATAATGTTTTGCAGTCGTCGTGGGAATTATATAATGGGCAAAAGTCTCTCCTTGTAAGATATCCAGAAAATGACCCGCTTGTCCTCACGAGAAGTGATCCCATTGAGGAATCTCAAATTTTAATTAAAGAAACAAGTGAAGGAAATCCTGTTCGGGTGACGACCTCTGAGCGCACAATTGCCGATATTTTGAGACCGAATTCATGCGCAGAGGAAGAATCGAAGGTTGAAGCTATTAGGCGGTACTATGATTCAAATCCCGGAAAAGGTCAAAGATTAAGAAGAATTGCTCATAAAGAAGGAGTGCTTTCAGAGTTAGACCGATATTTATGGTCGTTAAGGTTAGATTGA